The following proteins are encoded in a genomic region of Phalacrocorax carbo chromosome 2, bPhaCar2.1, whole genome shotgun sequence:
- the LOC135312198 gene encoding feather keratin 1-like, whose product MNFSNVDPSHSVKFFTNRFGTLQPTHMACYDLCRPCGPTPLANSCNEPCVRQCEDSRVVIQPSTVQVTLPGPILSSFPQNTAVGSSSSAAVGNILGSQGVPVSSGRFGYGYGYGFGGLGCYGGIRGCYPC is encoded by the exons atgaacttctccaatgtggaTCCTTCCCACAGTGTCAAGTTCTTCACAAACCGCTTCG GGACCCTCCAGCCCACACACATGGCCTGCTACGACCTCTGCCGCCCCTGCGGACCCACCCCGCTGGctaacagctgcaacgagccctgtgtcaggcagtgcgagGACTCCCGCGTCGTCATCCAGCCCTCCACCGTGCAggtcaccctgccaggacccatcctcagctccttcccacagaacaccgCCGTCGGATCCTCCTCTTCGGCTGCCGTGGGCAACATCCTcggctcccagggagtgccCGTCTCTTCCGGCCGCTTCGGCTACGGCTACGGCTATGGctttggaggcctgggctgctacGGTGGCATAAGGGGCTGCTACCCCTGCTAA
- the LOC135312209 gene encoding feather keratin 1-like, with the protein MACYDLCRPCGPTPLANSCNEPCVRQCEDSRVVIQPSTVMVTLPGPILSSFPQNTAVGSSSSAAVGNILGSQGVPVSSGGFGYGYGFGGLGCYGGIRGCYPC; encoded by the coding sequence ATGGCCTGCTACGACCTCTGCCGCCCCTGCGGACCCACCCCGCTGGctaacagctgcaacgagccctgtgtcaggcagtgcgagGACTCCCGCGTCGTCATCCAGCCCTCCACCGTGATggtcaccctgccaggacccatcctcagctccttcccacagaacaccgCCGTCGGATCCTCCTCATCGGCTGCCGTGGGCAACATCCTcggctcccagggagtgccCGTCTCCTCCGGTGGATTTGGCTATGGCTACGGctttggaggcctgggctgctacGGTGGCATAAGGGGCTGCTACCCCTGCTAA